The proteins below are encoded in one region of Paracoccus sp. N5:
- a CDS encoding aldehyde dehydrogenase family protein, with product MDYRMLIGGKLVSAERMVDVLNPATEEVFARVPHATEAQLDEAVAAAAAAQRDWARTSMAERRAKIEALAAAIGEHAEDLARTVTQEQGKPLPEALGEVQWSQGYLAHTATLELPDRVIQDDADFRIETRHKPLGVVGAIIAWNFPLLLACWKIGPALMAGNAIVLKPAPTTPVAALKLGELCARILPAGLVNIITDANDLGPRMTTHPGIAKIGFTGSSETGKRIMASAASTMKRVTLEMGGNDPAIVLPDVDVRKTAEKVYGGAFMNAGQVCLAVKRAYVHDAIYDEFCDALAEIAQAAVVDDGLKQGTTIGPIQNRAQYEKVKGFLADARASGKVIAGGEAREGRGYFITPTIVRDVRDGQRIVDEEQFGPILPVIRFDDIDQVIARANASDYGLGGSVHSADVDRAAEIAGRIESGTVWVNQQLNIGPHIPMAGFKGSGLGVEQSVEGLTEYTQMQVVNIARG from the coding sequence ATGGATTACAGGATGCTGATCGGCGGTAAGCTGGTCTCGGCCGAGCGCATGGTGGACGTGCTCAACCCCGCCACCGAGGAGGTCTTTGCCCGCGTGCCGCACGCGACCGAGGCGCAGCTTGACGAGGCCGTCGCCGCCGCCGCCGCCGCGCAACGCGACTGGGCCAGGACCAGCATGGCCGAGCGGCGGGCGAAGATCGAGGCGCTGGCCGCCGCCATCGGCGAGCACGCCGAGGACCTGGCGCGCACCGTCACCCAGGAACAGGGCAAGCCGCTGCCCGAGGCGCTGGGCGAGGTGCAATGGAGCCAGGGCTATCTGGCCCATACCGCGACGCTGGAACTGCCCGACCGGGTGATCCAGGATGACGCGGATTTCCGCATCGAGACCCGCCACAAGCCCCTGGGCGTCGTGGGCGCGATCATCGCCTGGAACTTCCCGCTGCTGCTGGCCTGCTGGAAGATCGGCCCGGCGCTGATGGCCGGCAATGCCATCGTGCTGAAACCCGCGCCGACCACGCCGGTCGCGGCGCTGAAGCTGGGCGAGCTTTGCGCCAGGATCCTCCCGGCCGGGCTGGTGAACATCATCACCGACGCGAACGACCTTGGCCCGCGCATGACCACGCATCCGGGCATCGCCAAGATCGGGTTCACCGGCTCGTCCGAGACCGGCAAGCGCATCATGGCCAGCGCCGCCAGCACGATGAAGCGGGTCACGCTGGAGATGGGCGGCAACGACCCGGCCATCGTCCTGCCCGACGTCGATGTCAGGAAGACCGCCGAAAAGGTCTATGGCGGCGCCTTCATGAACGCGGGGCAGGTCTGCCTGGCGGTCAAGCGCGCCTATGTCCATGACGCGATCTATGACGAATTCTGCGACGCGCTGGCCGAGATCGCCCAGGCCGCCGTGGTCGATGACGGGCTGAAGCAGGGCACCACCATCGGCCCGATCCAGAACAGGGCGCAGTATGAGAAGGTCAAGGGTTTCCTGGCCGATGCCAGGGCCAGCGGCAAGGTCATCGCCGGCGGCGAGGCGCGCGAGGGCAGGGGCTATTTCATCACGCCGACCATCGTGCGCGACGTTCGCGACGGCCAGCGCATCGTCGACGAGGAACAGTTCGGCCCGATCCTGCCGGTAATCCGCTTCGACGATATCGACCAGGTGATCGCGCGGGCCAATGCCTCGGATTACGGCCTGGGCGGCTCGGTGCATTCGGCGGATGTGGACCGCGCGGCCGAGATCGCCGGGCGCATCGAATCCGGCACGGTCTGGGTGAACCAGCAGCTCAACATCGGCCCGCATATCCCGATGGCCGGCTTCAAGGGCTCGGGCCTGGGCGTCGAGCAATCGGTCGAGGGGCTGACCGAATATACCCAGATGCAGGTCGTCAACATCGCGCGCGGCTGA